CCCGAGCCCCGCCTCCGCCGCCTCCATGACGGCCTCGCTCAACGTCGGATGGGCGTGGATGGTCAGCGCCAGGTCCTGCAGCGTCGCTCCCATCTCCACCGCCAGCGCCAGCTCGGCGATCAGGTCCGACGCCTCCGGCCCCACGATGCCCGCCCCCAACACCACCTTGCTCTCCCGATCGGCCACCAGCTTGACGAACCCGTCCCGCTCGCCCAGCGTCAGGGCCCGCCCGTTGGCGGCGTACGGGAAGCGGCCCACCACGGGGTCGTACCCCTGCTGCCGCGCCTCCACCTCGCTGAGCCCCACCGTGGCGATCTCCGGGTCGGTGAAGACCGGCGCCGGCACGGCGACGTAATCGGCCGCCGCCGGCAGCCCGGCGATGACCTCCGCCGCCACGATCCCCTCCCGGCTCGCCTTGTGGGCCAGCATGGGGCCCGGGGCGATGTCCCCGATGGCGAAGATGTGCCGCTGGCGGGTGCGCAGCTGGGCATCGACCCTTACCCGGCCGCGCTCGTCCAGCTCCACGCCCACCCGCTCCAGGCCCAGCCTGTCGGTGTTGGGCCGCCGGCCCACGCTGACCAGCACCGCATCGGCCACCACGGCCTGTTCTTCCGATCCGGACGAACCGGCCCCCGCCGCACCCGCCCCGCCGGAGCCGCCCGTCCCGGCGCCACTCGACCGCGCCCCCGGCCCCTCGGCCGCCGCCCCCCGGCCCGCCGCACCGGCCCCTGCCATCGCGGCGCTCGCCGCACCCGCCCCGCGCGGCTCGGGTCGGAACACGACCCGCACGCCCTCGCCGCCGGGCTCCTCCTCCCAGCCCAGCACCCGCACCCCCGTGTGCACCTTCACCCCCAGCTGGCGGAGCCGGCGCGCCACCACCTGCACCAGCTCGGGATCCGTGCCGGGCAAGAGCTGGTCCGCCAGCTCCAGCACCGTCACCGCCGAGCCCAGCTTGGCGAAGGCGGTGCCCAGCTCCAGGCCGATGTACCCGCCCCCGATCACCACCAGCCGCAGCGGCAGGTGGTCCAGGGCCAGGGCGTCCGAGGAATCCAGGATCCGCACGCCGTCGAAGCCAAAGCCCGGCAGCTCCACGGGCCGCGAGCCCGTGGCCACGATGCAGTGCTGGAAGCGGTAGACCTCGCTGCCGCCGCCGGGGTTCTCGACCAACACCTGGTTCGGGCCGGTGAAGGTCGCCCGCCCCTTCACCACCGTCACGCCGTGGCCCTTGAGGAGCTGCTCGACGCCACTCGTCAGCCGCTGGACCACCGACTGCTTCCACCCCTGCAGCCGGCCAAAGTCCAGGCGCGCCCCCTCGACCACGATGCCGCGCTCGGCCTCGCGCGCCAGGCGGTGGTAGGCCTTGGCGGCGTCGATCAGCGCCTTGGAGGGGATGCACCCCACGTTGAGGCACACGCCACCGAGGCGATCCTTCTCCACCAGGGTGACGTCCTTGCCGAGCTGTGCCGCGCGGATGGCGGCCACGTAGCCGCCCGGCCCGCCGCCGATGACCAGGACCTCCGTTTCCGTCGCGACTTCGCCGACGACCATGTTGCGACCCACTCCCATCGGTACCCAGCGAAGGATTCCACGGTGACCGCAGCGGCGAATGATACCATGGACACGGGTCTTGCGAGGGAGGAACGCCCGATGCAACTCGACGACCAGACCATCGAGCTGCTGGTCCGCTGCGCCTGGCTTTACTACGAGGAAGGCCTGACGCAACAGGAGATCGCCGACCGGCTCGGGATCAGTCGGCTACGGGTCAATCGACTCCTCAAGCAAGCCCGCGACACCGGGATCGTGCAGATCTCGATCCAACACCCTTCGGTTCGCCTCATCGAACTCGAGGAACGCCTCATCGATCACTTTCGCCTGATGCGGGCGGTGGTGATCCCCACCCCCCTGGACCGCACGCAGCTCAAGCGGGTCCTCGGCAAGGCGGCCGCGACCTATCTCGAACGGGCCCTTCGTCCCGGCGACTGCCTGGGGGTCACCTGGGGCACCACGTTGCTCGAAGTCGCGCAGCAACTGGTACCCCGCTCCGTATCCAATCTGCGTGTGGTGCAGATCACCGGGGGTCTGACCCCCGATGTGGGCGAGATCAACCCGTTCGACATCGC
The sequence above is drawn from the Thermaerobacter sp. FW80 genome and encodes:
- a CDS encoding dihydrolipoyl dehydrogenase, which codes for MVVGEVATETEVLVIGGGPGGYVAAIRAAQLGKDVTLVEKDRLGGVCLNVGCIPSKALIDAAKAYHRLAREAERGIVVEGARLDFGRLQGWKQSVVQRLTSGVEQLLKGHGVTVVKGRATFTGPNQVLVENPGGGSEVYRFQHCIVATGSRPVELPGFGFDGVRILDSSDALALDHLPLRLVVIGGGYIGLELGTAFAKLGSAVTVLELADQLLPGTDPELVQVVARRLRQLGVKVHTGVRVLGWEEEPGGEGVRVVFRPEPRGAGAASAAMAGAGAAGRGAAAEGPGARSSGAGTGGSGGAGAAGAGSSGSEEQAVVADAVLVSVGRRPNTDRLGLERVGVELDERGRVRVDAQLRTRQRHIFAIGDIAPGPMLAHKASREGIVAAEVIAGLPAAADYVAVPAPVFTDPEIATVGLSEVEARQQGYDPVVGRFPYAANGRALTLGERDGFVKLVADRESKVVLGAGIVGPEASDLIAELALAVEMGATLQDLALTIHAHPTLSEAVMEAAEAGLGHAIHVLAGKSHRGDATAKRSATE